The following coding sequences lie in one Arabidopsis thaliana chromosome 3, partial sequence genomic window:
- the SDIR1 gene encoding RING/U-box superfamily protein (SALT- AND DROUGHT-INDUCED RING FINGER1 (SDIR1); CONTAINS InterPro DOMAIN/s: Zinc finger, RING-type (InterPro:IPR001841), Zinc finger, C3HC4 RING-type (InterPro:IPR018957); BEST Arabidopsis thaliana protein match is: RING/U-box superfamily protein (TAIR:AT1G04790.1); Has 9775 Blast hits to 9747 proteins in 287 species: Archae - 0; Bacteria - 6; Metazoa - 2690; Fungi - 760; Plants - 4971; Viruses - 89; Other Eukaryotes - 1259 (source: NCBI BLink).) — translation MSFVFRGSRGDLESGFSGGFLPERRAMRVHGARPVNSNSLAFLVTVLLLFMILNSHQMPPNFLLWLVLGVFLMATTLRMYATCQQLQAHAQAQAAAASGLFSHTELRLHVPPSIALATRGRLQGLRLQLALLDREFDDLDYETLRALDSDNVSTTSMSEEEINALPVHKYKVLDPENGCSLAKQASTSSSAEKMLDSANESKKGTEDELTCSVCLEQVTVGEIVRTLPCLHQFHAGCIDPWLRQQGTCPVCKFRAHSGWQEQDEIDDDASDMV, via the exons ATGAGCTTTGTTTTCCGGGGAAGTAGAGGAGATTTAGAAAGCGGATTCTCGGGTGGTTTTCTACCCGAAAGACGAGCTATG CGTGTTCATGGAGCTCGACCAGTTAATTCTAATTCCCTCGCTTTTCTGGTTACAG TTCTTTTGCTGTTTATGATTCTCAATTCGCATCAGATGCCTCCTAATTTCCTG CTGTGGCTTGTGCTTGGGGTGTTTTTGATGGCAACGACGCTTAGGATGTATGCTACTTGCCAACAACTTCAAGCTCATGCTCAGGCTCAGGCTGCAGCAGCAAGTGGCCTCTTTAGCCATACTGAGCTGAGGTTGCATGTGCCTCCTTCCATTGCTCTTGCTACGAGAGGGCGTCTTCAGGGACTTAGGCTCCAGCTGGCTCTTCTTGATCGGGAATTTGATGACTTAG ATTATGAAACTTTAAGAGCACTTGATTCTGATAATGTTTCCACAACTTCTATGAGCGAGGAAGAGATAAATGCACTTCCAGTTCACAAGTACAAGGTGTTGGATCCTGAAAA TGGTTGCTCTTTGGCAAAGCAAGCGTCAACCTCATCCTCAGCTGAG AAGATGCTAGATTCTGCCAATGAAAGTAAAAAAGGAACAGAAGATGAGCTCACATGTAGTGTTTGCCTAGAACAAGTTACCGTAGGGGAAATCGTTCGCACCTTACCTTGTTTGCATCAG TTTCATGCAGGATGTATCGATCCATGGTTGAGACAGCAAGGAACATGTCCTGTCTGTAAATTTAGAGCTCATTCAGGATGGCAAGAACAAGatgagattgatgatgatgcttcCGACATGGTTTGA
- a CDS encoding FKBP-like peptidyl-prolyl cis-trans isomerase family protein, with amino-acid sequence MGDAIDLSGDGGVLKKIVRSAKPDAISPSDDLPVVDVHYEGILAEDEKVFDTTREDNLVFSFELGTGSVIRSWDIALKTMKVGEVAKITCKPEYAYGRAGSPPDIPPDATLIFEVELVACRPRKGASVGSVSEERARLEDLKKQREIAAAAKEDDKKKREEAKAAAAARIQAKLDAKKGPGKGKGKGKAK; translated from the exons ATGGGTGATGCAATCGATTTGAGTGGAGATGGTGGCGTCTTGAAAAAGATTGTAAGGAGTGCCAAACCTGATGCTATTTCACCCTCTGATGATCTTCCTGTTGTCGATG TTCATTATGAGGGTATCTTGGCTGAAGACGAAAAGGTTTTCGACACTACTCGCGAAGACAAtcttgttttctcctttgaGTTAGGAACAGGCAGTGTTATCCGTTCTTGGGACATTGCTCTTAAAACCATGAAG gTTGGAGAAGTTGCAAAAATTACATGTAAGCCAGAATATGCTTACGGAAGAGCCGGGTCTCCTCCCGACATCCCACCTGA TGCAACTTTGATTTTCGAGGTGGAATTGGTTGCTTGTAGACCGAGGAAAGGTGCTAGTGTTGGAAGTGTTTCTGAAGAGAGAGCCAGGCTAGA AGAtctgaagaagcagagagagattGCTGCAGCTGCGAAAGAGgatgataagaaaaagagagaagaagcaaaagctgCTGCAGCTGCTAGGATTCAAGCTAAGCTAGACGCTAAGAAAGGTCCAGGCAAAGGAAAAGGCAAAGGCAAAGCTAAATAA
- the AGF2 gene encoding AT-hook protein of GA feedback 2 (AT-hook protein of GA feedback 2 (AGF2); INVOLVED IN: biological_process unknown; LOCATED IN: chloroplast; EXPRESSED IN: 19 plant structures; EXPRESSED DURING: 6 growth stages; CONTAINS InterPro DOMAIN/s: Protein of unknown function DUF296 (InterPro:IPR005175), Predicted AT-hook DNA-binding (InterPro:IPR014476); BEST Arabidopsis thaliana protein match is: AT-hook motif nuclear-localized protein 20 (TAIR:AT4G14465.1); Has 804 Blast hits to 798 proteins in 45 species: Archae - 0; Bacteria - 14; Metazoa - 18; Fungi - 6; Plants - 758; Viruses - 0; Other Eukaryotes - 8 (source: NCBI BLink).), with translation MANPWWVGNVAIGGVESPVTSSAPSLHHRNSNNNNPPTMTRSDPRLDHDFTTNNSGSPNTQTQSQEEQNSRDEQPAVEPGSGSGSTGRRPRGRPPGSKNKPKSPVVVTKESPNSLQSHVLEIATGADVAESLNAFARRRGRGVSVLSGSGLVTNVTLRQPAASGGVVSLRGQFEILSMCGAFLPTSGSPAAAAGLTIYLAGAQGQVVGGGVAGPLIASGPVIVIAATFCNATYERLPIEEEQQQEQPLQLEDGKKQKEENDDNESGNNGNEGSMQPPMYNMPPNFIPNGHQMAQHDVYWGGPPPRAPPSY, from the coding sequence atggcGAATCCTTGGTGGGTAGGGAATGTTGCGATCGGTGGAGTTGAGAGTCCAGTGACGTCATCAGCTCCTTCTTTGCACCACAGAaacagtaacaacaacaacccacCGACTATGACTCGTTCGGATCCAAGATTGGACCATGACTTCACCACCAACAACAGTGGAAGCCCTAATACCCAGACTCAGAGCCAAGAAGAACAGAACAGCAGAGACGAGCAACCAGCTGTTGAACCCGGATCCGGATCCGGGTCTACGGGTCGTCGTCCTAGAGGTAGACCTCCTGGTTCcaagaacaaaccaaagaGTCCAGTTGTTGTTACCAAAGAAAGCCCTAACTCTCTCCAGAGCCATGTTCTTGAGATTGCTACGGGAGCTGACGTGGCGGAAAGCTTAAACGCCTTTGCTCGTAGACGCGGCCGGGGCGTTTCGGTGCTGAGCGGTAGTGGTTTGGTTACTAATGTTACTCTGCGTCAGCCTGCTGCATCCGGTGGAGTTGTTAGTTTACGTGGTCAGTTTGAGATCTTGTCTATGTGTGGGGCTTTTCTTCCTACGTCTGGCTCTCCTGCTGCAGCCGCTGGTTTAACCATTTACTTAGCTGGAGCTCAAGGTCAAGTTGTGGGAGGTGGAGTTGCTGGCCCGCTTATTGCCTCTGGACCCGTTATTGTGATAGCTGCTACGTTTTGCAATGCCACTTATGAGAGGTTACCGATTGAGGAAGAACAACAGCAAGAGCAGCCGCTTCAACTAGAAGATGGGAAGAAGcagaaagaagagaatgatGATAACGAGAGTGGGAATAACGGAAACGAAGGATCGATGCAGCCGCCGATGTATAATATGCCTCCTAATTTTATCCCAAATGGTCATCAAATGGCTCAACACGACGTGTATTGGGGTGGTCCTCCGCCTCGTGCTCCTCCTTCGTATTGA
- the RTFL7 gene encoding ROTUNDIFOLIA like 7 (ROTUNDIFOLIA like 7 (RTFL7); CONTAINS InterPro DOMAIN/s: DVL (InterPro:IPR012552); BEST Arabidopsis thaliana protein match is: ROTUNDIFOLIA like 8 (TAIR:AT2G39705.1); Has 170 Blast hits to 170 proteins in 12 species: Archae - 0; Bacteria - 0; Metazoa - 0; Fungi - 0; Plants - 170; Viruses - 0; Other Eukaryotes - 0 (source: NCBI BLink).) gives MSRLRNSAQLQLSKKESLGDNGGALNTTRSSRQKQGKYGFTRKCGRLVKEQRARFYIMRRCVVMLICWTDHNNNNSDHS, from the coding sequence ATGTCTCGACTGAGAAACTCGGCACAGTTGCAGCTATCGAAAAAGGAAAGTCTTGGAGACAACGGAGGCGCGTTGAACACCACGCGTTCCTCTAGACAGAAACAGGGGAAATACGGTTTCACGAGGAAGTGTGGGAGATTGGTGAAAGAACAAAGAGCTCGCTTTTACATCATGAGGAGATGCGTCGTTATGCTTATTTGCTGGACTGatcataataataacaacTCTGACCACTCCTAA
- a CDS encoding nuclear transport factor 2 (NTF2) family protein (nuclear transport factor 2 (NTF2) family protein; FUNCTIONS IN: protein transporter activity; INVOLVED IN: transport, protein import into nucleus; LOCATED IN: nucleus, intracellular; CONTAINS InterPro DOMAIN/s: Nuclear transport factor 2 (InterPro:IPR002075), Nuclear transport factor 2, Eukaryote (InterPro:IPR018222); BEST Arabidopsis thaliana protein match is: Nuclear transport factor 2 (NTF2) family protein with RNA binding (RRM-RBD-RNP motifs) domain (TAIR:AT1G69250.1); Has 278 Blast hits to 202 proteins in 39 species: Archae - 0; Bacteria - 0; Metazoa - 6; Fungi - 22; Plants - 247; Viruses - 0; Other Eukaryotes - 3 (source: NCBI BLink).) produces the protein MDSMIKDVDPSVLLANGFIQSHFTNLNTSEALANCFLQSYFLNLGVYPEVVQMMWYADDSVMTRPGPDGTMMSFTSPEAIQEQIVSCDYEGASFDVMSFAAQSCNTSSEDGAFIMVTGFLTCKDKQVRRRFVQSLYLARRQDRSYAIVNDFLRYIDSIPALPSVPESAGFVKVYYELPMREELGLMYVNESIMSRPTSTSGRTMVEMPGLDAINKRVSNEHKRASNFILNSVDYQISRSFKDRMFIMVCGFVTLDDKTERKFLQFFYVTRCHNGSYVIYNDILRYVDVTPRDTLESSSQSAAKPSTDVELPYFMVKKGKLLSYFNNIDTQNYPH, from the exons ATGGATTCCATGATCAAAGATGTTGATCCTTCCGTATTGTTAGCCAATGGCTTTATTCAATCCCACTTCACGAACTTAAATACTTCCGAAGCATTAGCCAATTGCTTTCTCCAATCTTACTTCCTGAATCTAGGAGTCTATCCCGAGGTAGTTCAGATGATGTGGTATGCCGACGACAGTGTTATGACTAGACCCGGTCCTGATGGTACAATGATGTCTTTTACATCGCCTGAG GCAATTCAGGAGCAAATCGTTTCATGCGACTATGAAGGTGCTTCGTTTGATGTGATGAGTTTTGCTGCTCAGAGTTGCAATACCAGTTCTGAAGATGGAGCATTTATCATGGTTACTGGTTTCTTGACTTGTAAAGACAAACAAGTGAGGAGGAGATTTGTTCAATCTTTGTATTTAGCTCGTCGTCAAGATAGGTCTTATGCCATTGTCAATGATTTCCTCCGCTATATCGATTCAATACCAGCATTACCTTCTGTTCCTGAATCCG CTGGATTTGTCAAGGTTTACTACGAGTTGCCTATGCGTGAGGAACTTGGTTTGATGTATGTCAATGAAAGTATTATGAGCAGACCGACTTCGACTTCTGGTAGAACAATGGTCGAGATGCCTGGCCTCGAT GCAATCAACAAGAGGGTCTCAAATGAGCATAAGAGGGCttctaattttatattgaATAGTGTGGATTATCAGATCAGCAGATCCTTTAAAGATAGAATGTTTATCATGGTTTGCGGTTTCGTGACTCTAGAcgacaaaacagagagaaagttCTTGCAATTTTTCTATGTGACACGTTGTCACAATGGGTCTTATGTCATCTACAATGACATCCTCCGTTATGTTGATGTTACCCCTCGAGACACACTTGAAAGCTCGAGCCAGTCCGCTGCAAAACCTAGTACTGATGTCGAGCTTCCTTACTTCATGGTTAAGAAGGGGAAGCTACTCTCTTATTTTAACAACATAGACACGCAAAATTACCCCCACTAA
- a CDS encoding Concanavalin A-like lectin protein kinase family protein (Concanavalin A-like lectin protein kinase family protein; FUNCTIONS IN: kinase activity; INVOLVED IN: protein amino acid phosphorylation; LOCATED IN: plasma membrane; CONTAINS InterPro DOMAIN/s: Legume lectin, beta chain (InterPro:IPR001220), Protein kinase, ATP binding site (InterPro:IPR017441), Serine/threonine-protein kinase-like domain (InterPro:IPR017442), Concanavalin A-like lectin/glucanase, subgroup (InterPro:IPR013320), Protein kinase-like domain (InterPro:IPR011009), Serine/threonine-protein kinase, active site (InterPro:IPR008271), Protein kinase, catalytic domain (InterPro:IPR000719), Concanavalin A-like lectin/glucanase (InterPro:IPR008985); BEST Arabidopsis thaliana protein match is: Concanavalin A-like lectin protein kinase family protein (TAIR:AT3G53810.1); Has 119390 Blast hits to 117908 proteins in 4651 species: Archae - 98; Bacteria - 13453; Metazoa - 44108; Fungi - 10128; Plants - 34151; Viruses - 398; Other Eukaryotes - 17054 (source: NCBI BLink).) has translation MSQTFAVILLLLIFLTHLVSSLIQDFSFIGFKKASPNLTLNGVAEIAPTGAIRLTTETQRVIGHAFYSLPIRFKPIGVNRALSFSTSFAIAMVPEFVTLGGHGLAFAITPTPDLRGSLPSQYLGLLNSSRVNFSSHFFAVEFDTVRDLEFEDINDNHVGIDINSMESSISTPAGYFLANSTKKELFLDGGRVIQAWIDYDSNKKRLDVKLSPFSEKPKLSLLSYDVDLSSVLGDEMYVGFSASTGLLASSHYILGWNFNMSGEAFSLSLPSLPRIPSSIKKRKKKRQSLILGVSLLCSLLIFAVLVAASLFVVRKVKDEDRVEEWELDFGPHRFSYRELKKATNGFGDKELLGSGGFGKVYKGKLPGSDEFVAVKRISHESRQGVREFMSEVSSIGHLRHRNLVQLLGWCRRRDDLLLVYDFMPNGSLDMYLFDENPEVILTWKQRFKIIKGVASGLLYLHEGWEQTVIHRDIKAANVLLDSEMNGRVGDFGLAKLYEHGSDPGATRVVGTFGYLAPELTKSGKLTTSTDVYAFGAVLLEVACGRRPIETSALPEELVMVDWVWSRWQSGDIRDVVDRRLNGEFDEEEVVMVIKLGLLCSNNSPEVRPTMRQVVMYLEKQFPSPEVVPAPDFLDANDSMCLDERSGSAGEFEDFVDSARFYSGPNETTTSSIFSFSGKTRTDPR, from the coding sequence ATGTCTCAAACCTTTGCTGTCATCTTGTTACTACTCATCTTCTTAACACACTTAGTTTCATCTCTAATTCAAGACTTCTCCTTCATTGGCTTCAAAAAAGCCTCACCAAATTTAACGTTAAACGGAGTTGCAGAGATCGCCCCCACTGGAGCAATCAGGCTCACAACAGAGACACAGCGCGTGATTGGTCACGCTTTCTACTCCTTACCAATACGGTTCAAGCCAATCGGTGTAAACCGAGCTCTGTCTTTCTCCACGTCTTTTGCAATCGCCATGGTTCCAGAGTTTGTTACTCTTGGTGGCCACGGACTTGCCTTCGCCATCACTCCAACTCCAGATCTCAGAGGTTCTCTTCCTAGCCAGTACTTAGGCCTGTTGAATTCAAGCAGAGTTAACTTCTCTAGCCACTTCTTCGCTGTGGAATTCGATACTGTCAGGGATTTGGAGTTTGAGGACATTAATGATAACCATGTAGGAATCGATATAAACAGTATGGAATCGAGTATTTCGACTCCTGCTGGCTATTTCCTCGCTAACTCAACCAAAAAGGAGCTTTTCCTTGATGGTGGTAGAGTGATTCAAGCTTGGATTGATTACGATTCAAACAAGAAAAGGTTAGATGTTAAACTTTCTCCATTCTCAGAGAAACCAAAgttgtctcttctctcttacGATGTTGACCTATCCTCTGTTTTGGGAGATGAAATGTATGTTGGATTCTCTGCTTCCACCGGTTTGCTAGCTAGTTCACATTACATCTTAGGTTGGAACTTTAACATGAGTGGAGAAGCATTTTCTCTGTCTTTGCCATCTCTTCCTCGGATTCCTAGTTCAatcaagaagaggaagaagaagagacagagtTTGATTCTTGGAGTATCTCTCTTGTGTTCCCTTTTGATCTTCGCGGTTCTTGTCGCTGCATCGTTGTTCGTGGTAAGAAAGGTGAAAGATGAAGACAGAGTTGAAGAATGGGAGCTTGATTTTGGTCCGCATAGATTTTCTTACAGAGAGCTCAAGAAAGCTACTAATGGTTTTGGGGACAAAGAGCTTCTCGGGTCTGGCGGGTTTGGTAAAGTATACAAAGGAAAGCTCCCGGGTTCAGACGAATTTGTAGCCGTCAAGAGAATCTCTCATGAGTCAAGACAAGGTGTACGAGAATTTATGTCTGAGGTCTCAAGCATTGGTCACCTCCGGCATAGGAATCTTGTTCAGTTGCTCGGTTGGTGTCGAAGGCGGGATGATTTGCTTCTTGTCTATGATTTCATGCCTAATGGAAGCTTAGACATGTACTTGTTCGACGAAAACCCTGAAGTTATCTTGACTTGGAAGcaaagattcaaaatcataaaaggGGTTGCTTCCGGTTTACTCTACCTACACGAAGGATGGGAACAAACGGTTATTCACCGCGATATTAAAGCTGCAAACGTTTTGTTGGACAGCGAAATGAACGGACGGGTAGGAGATTTCGGTCTTGCTAAGTTATATGAGCATGGATCGGATCCGGGGGCTACAAGAGTGGTTGGCACATTTGGGTACTTAGCACCAGAACTCACAAAATCCGGAAAACTGACAACAAGCACCGATGTTTATGCGTTTGGAGCGGTTTTATTGGAAGTAGCTTGCGGAAGAAGACCTATCGAAACAAGTGCGTTACCAGAGGAGCTTGTAATGGTTGATTGGGTTTGGTCAAGGTGGCAAAGCGGAGACATTAGAGATGTTGTGGACAGGAGATTGAACGGTGAGTTTGACGAAGAGGAAGTGGTTATGGTGATCAAATTAGGGCTTCTATGCTCAAATAATTCACCCGAGGTTCGACCTACAATGAGACAAGTAGTTATGTATCTCGAAAAGCAGTTTCCGTCGCCTGAAGTTGTTCCTGCACCGGATTTTCTAGATGCAAATGATAGTATGTGTCTTGATGAGCGCAGCGGTAGTGCAGGCGAGTTTGAAGATTTTGTGGATTCAGCTAGGTTTTATAGCGGACCGAATGAAACTACTACTTCGTCGATATTTTCCTTCTCCGGTAAAACAAGAACTGATCCAAGATAA